From the genome of Streptacidiphilus rugosus AM-16, one region includes:
- a CDS encoding NAD(P)-binding domain-containing protein: MAVPAKHQPHQSRPEEHDVVIVGAGQAGLSIAHELAQADVEHVVLERGRVAQSWRRRWDSFCLVIPNWTVRLRGAPYTGSDRDGFMARDAIVDHLVRYAAGGRAPVREGVEVTRVDADPESGFRLATSDGLLRARKLVLASGGYQRPHRPAGWRSLPPSVVVFDAEEYTRPQALPPGGVLVVGSGQTGCQLAEELVETGRRVHLACGRAPWIPRRVEGRDIISWLVEETPFFVTKVGDLPDLGMRLRANLQCSGRDGGHDLNYRTLQALGVTLAGHFLGADDGRAHFADDLPDSVAFGDARHAEIGALLTSCLAKRGERAPQLPPPPPFAAEPVTELDLDGVGAVVFTSGYRPDFVRWVGFPEAFDATGFPLQTDGCSTVVPGLHFMGVHWQRTRQSATFLGVAEDAAVLAERLTDRAAPGR; this comes from the coding sequence ATGGCCGTTCCTGCAAAGCACCAGCCGCACCAGTCCCGTCCCGAGGAACACGATGTCGTGATCGTGGGCGCCGGGCAGGCGGGCCTGTCGATCGCGCACGAGCTCGCGCAGGCGGATGTCGAGCACGTCGTGCTTGAGCGCGGTCGCGTGGCACAGAGCTGGCGGCGGCGCTGGGACAGCTTCTGTCTGGTGATCCCCAACTGGACGGTCCGGCTCCGTGGCGCGCCCTACACCGGATCCGACCGGGACGGCTTCATGGCGCGTGACGCGATCGTCGACCATCTCGTGCGCTACGCCGCCGGCGGACGGGCGCCGGTGCGCGAGGGCGTCGAGGTCACCCGCGTCGACGCCGACCCCGAAAGCGGCTTCCGGCTCGCCACCTCGGACGGCCTGTTGCGCGCCCGGAAACTGGTGCTGGCCTCCGGCGGCTACCAGCGACCGCACCGCCCGGCAGGCTGGCGTTCGTTGCCGCCCTCGGTCGTCGTCTTCGACGCGGAGGAGTACACCCGTCCGCAGGCCCTGCCGCCGGGCGGGGTGCTGGTCGTCGGCAGTGGTCAGACCGGGTGCCAGCTGGCCGAAGAGCTGGTCGAGACCGGACGCCGGGTACACCTGGCCTGCGGTCGCGCGCCCTGGATCCCCCGGCGCGTCGAGGGGCGGGACATCATCTCCTGGCTGGTCGAGGAGACGCCATTCTTCGTCACCAAGGTTGGCGACCTGCCCGACCTCGGCATGAGGCTGCGCGCCAACCTGCAGTGCAGCGGCCGGGACGGCGGTCACGACCTCAACTACCGCACCCTGCAGGCGCTGGGAGTCACACTCGCTGGGCATTTCCTCGGCGCCGACGACGGCCGCGCGCACTTTGCTGACGACCTGCCGGACTCCGTCGCCTTCGGCGACGCGCGCCACGCCGAGATCGGCGCGCTGCTGACGTCCTGCCTGGCCAAGCGCGGAGAGCGGGCCCCGCAGTTGCCGCCGCCACCACCGTTCGCGGCGGAGCCGGTGACCGAGCTGGACCTCGACGGCGTCGGCGCGGTCGTCTTTACCTCCGGCTACCGTCCGGACTTCGTGAGGTGGGTGGGCTTCCCTGAGGCCTTCGACGCGACGGGCTTCCCGCTCCAGACCGACGGCTGCAGCACGGTCGTCCCGGGGCTGCACTTCATGGGCGTGCACTGGCAGCGGACGCGGCAGTCCGCGACCTTCCTCGGCGTCGCCGAGGATGCGGCCGTACTGGCCGAACGGCTGACCGACCGGGCCGCTCCGGGACGGTAG
- a CDS encoding Type 1 glutamine amidotransferase-like domain-containing protein, translating to MSTYLIGGGWNDEAADLVYGPFLAAAGPEPVVACLLIDEGDGAEQFARYDTALRKVAPCTPVPVLVPLGGVLDPASLDGAAALLVCGGLTPAYQEALVPVLAELPALLAARGMPYAGFSAGAAVAAQTALVGGWLSQGTQVCAEEAGEDLDEVEVRPGLGLVPFAVDVHAAQWGTLPRLIEAVALGRAASGVAIDENTLLTVEDGRAHVSGHGRVHLVRAEGDHRDVALRAYRSGEGFTL from the coding sequence GTGAGCACGTATCTGATCGGTGGCGGCTGGAACGACGAGGCGGCCGACCTGGTCTACGGACCCTTCCTCGCAGCCGCCGGCCCGGAGCCGGTCGTCGCCTGTCTGCTGATCGACGAGGGCGACGGCGCCGAGCAGTTCGCGCGTTACGACACGGCGCTGCGCAAGGTCGCCCCTTGCACGCCGGTGCCCGTCCTGGTGCCGCTGGGCGGTGTCCTCGATCCGGCCTCGCTGGACGGGGCGGCGGCGCTGCTTGTCTGCGGCGGGCTCACCCCCGCGTACCAGGAGGCGCTGGTGCCGGTCCTGGCCGAACTGCCCGCCCTGCTGGCCGCCCGGGGCATGCCGTACGCGGGCTTCTCCGCCGGGGCGGCCGTCGCCGCGCAGACGGCGCTGGTCGGCGGCTGGCTCTCGCAGGGCACCCAGGTCTGCGCGGAGGAGGCCGGTGAGGATCTGGACGAGGTCGAGGTCCGGCCGGGACTGGGGCTGGTGCCGTTCGCCGTGGACGTGCACGCCGCCCAGTGGGGCACCCTTCCCCGTCTGATCGAGGCCGTCGCCCTCGGCAGGGCCGCGTCCGGTGTGGCGATCGACGAGAACACCCTGCTCACCGTCGAGGACGGCCGCGCACACGTCTCCGGGCACGGCCGGGTCCACCTCGTGCGCGCCGAGGGCGACCACCGCGACGTCGCGCTGCGCGCCTACCGCTCCGGCGAGGGGTTCACGCTGTGA
- a CDS encoding CGNR zinc finger domain-containing protein — translation MLFDSHMRTLLDASVALVNALTDGEAHGRSFTAPVGPELSAAVRAALPGADGIGRTEAAHLARTARDLRVVFEAVAADRVDAAAAALNGLLRASGARPQLDRSPGEPWQVHFHGADDSYAVGWSAGCATGLAMAIGGDYAGRLGICAATRCDRVYVDVSRNAARQFCSTACQNRSKAAAFRARKAAGE, via the coding sequence GTGCTGTTCGACAGTCACATGCGGACGCTGCTGGATGCGTCGGTCGCCCTCGTCAACGCCCTCACCGACGGCGAGGCGCACGGCAGGAGCTTCACCGCGCCCGTGGGGCCGGAGCTCTCGGCGGCCGTGCGAGCGGCGCTGCCGGGCGCCGACGGCATCGGCCGGACGGAGGCCGCCCATCTCGCCCGCACCGCGCGGGACCTGCGCGTCGTCTTCGAAGCCGTCGCCGCGGACCGGGTCGACGCCGCTGCGGCCGCGCTGAACGGGCTGCTGCGCGCCAGCGGCGCCCGCCCGCAGCTGGACCGCTCGCCGGGGGAACCCTGGCAGGTCCACTTCCACGGCGCGGACGACTCCTACGCCGTCGGCTGGAGCGCGGGCTGTGCGACCGGCCTGGCGATGGCGATCGGCGGCGACTACGCGGGCCGCCTGGGGATCTGCGCGGCGACCCGCTGCGACCGGGTCTACGTCGACGTCTCGCGCAACGCCGCCCGGCAGTTCTGCTCGACGGCGTGTCAGAACCGGTCCAAGGCCGCGGCCTTCCGCGCCAGGAAGGCCGCAGGGGAGTAG
- a CDS encoding UBP-type zinc finger domain-containing protein produces MNPDITPWRVVQPLGTAHERACGHLDLAELGGARGRACAACLTSGRSWVNLLVCMVCGTVGCCDSSPGRHAYRHFEQTGHPLARTLKSGEAWGWCFVDEVFLEQPESSR; encoded by the coding sequence ATGAATCCGGACATCACGCCGTGGCGGGTCGTGCAGCCCCTGGGAACGGCTCACGAAAGGGCGTGCGGCCACCTGGACCTGGCCGAACTCGGCGGAGCCCGGGGCCGGGCCTGCGCCGCGTGCCTGACCTCGGGCAGGAGCTGGGTGAATCTGCTGGTGTGCATGGTGTGCGGCACGGTGGGATGCTGCGACAGTTCACCGGGGCGGCACGCCTATCGGCATTTCGAGCAGACCGGCCATCCACTGGCTCGAACGCTCAAGAGCGGTGAAGCCTGGGGATGGTGCTTCGTCGACGAAGTCTTCCTCGAACAGCCGGAGTCGAGCCGGTGA
- a CDS encoding GNAT family N-acetyltransferase, with translation MTIESLGFRTDVSLLELAGSVVTDHGTHLVVRTPANPGFYWGNFLLLGAPPRPGDAARWSALFAAEFPDARHRAFGVDGVSGDAGDSAERAALGVTAEITTVLTARGLLPSTAGPHADIRALSGDDDWRQALELDYACYGLPSDDNGRRFAERRVAGYRGLCEAGHGSWIGAFVDGRLRAGAGLFATGPELARFQNVETHPDFRRRGLAAAVLRHAARHALPAAADRTLVIVADPDDDAIRLYRALGFADAERQVQLQRAG, from the coding sequence GTGACGATCGAGTCGCTCGGGTTCCGCACGGACGTGTCGCTGCTGGAACTGGCCGGATCGGTGGTCACCGACCACGGAACGCACCTCGTGGTGCGCACCCCGGCGAACCCCGGCTTCTACTGGGGGAACTTCCTCCTGCTCGGCGCGCCCCCGCGGCCGGGCGACGCGGCCCGTTGGTCGGCCCTGTTCGCGGCGGAGTTCCCGGACGCGAGGCACCGGGCCTTCGGCGTGGACGGCGTCTCGGGAGACGCGGGCGACAGCGCCGAGCGCGCGGCGCTCGGCGTGACCGCCGAGATCACCACGGTGCTGACGGCGCGCGGCCTGCTGCCTTCGACGGCGGGACCGCACGCCGACATCCGCGCGCTCTCCGGCGACGACGACTGGCGCCAGGCGCTCGAACTGGACTATGCCTGCTACGGATTGCCGTCGGACGACAACGGTCGCCGCTTCGCCGAGCGGCGGGTCGCCGGCTACCGGGGCCTGTGCGAGGCGGGCCACGGCAGCTGGATCGGCGCCTTCGTGGACGGGCGCCTCCGTGCCGGAGCCGGACTGTTCGCCACCGGCCCGGAGCTGGCCAGGTTCCAGAACGTGGAGACCCACCCCGACTTCCGCCGCCGGGGTCTCGCCGCCGCGGTTCTCCGACATGCGGCCCGGCACGCGCTGCCGGCCGCGGCCGACCGCACGCTGGTCATCGTCGCCGACCCCGACGACGACGCGATCCGCCTCTACCGGGCGCTCGGCTTCGCGGACGCGGAACGCCAGGTCCAGCTCCAGCGGGCGGGCTGA
- a CDS encoding SOS response-associated peptidase — MCGRYASSRKPEDLVELFQVDRWNPTEALAPSWNVAPTDDVWAVLERAGRETGELGRELRRLRWGLVPSWAKDLSGGARMINARMETVHEKPAYRKAFAKRRCLLPADGFYEWTAEPATAERKAYKQPWYIAPEDGTPMAMAGLYEWWRDRSREEDDPLAWLATCTIITTEATDAAGRVHPRMPLAIAPEDFEAWLDPAHQDPGELRALLHEPAAGRLRVREVSLAVNSVRNNGPQLLDPPEQPTARD; from the coding sequence ATGTGCGGTCGCTACGCGTCGTCCCGTAAGCCCGAGGACCTGGTCGAGCTGTTCCAGGTCGACCGGTGGAACCCGACCGAGGCGCTGGCCCCCTCGTGGAACGTCGCGCCCACCGACGACGTGTGGGCGGTGCTCGAACGGGCCGGCCGGGAGACCGGGGAGCTGGGCCGCGAGCTGCGGCGGCTGCGCTGGGGGCTGGTCCCCTCCTGGGCCAAGGACCTCTCCGGCGGCGCGCGGATGATCAACGCCCGGATGGAGACGGTCCACGAGAAGCCCGCCTACCGGAAGGCCTTCGCGAAGCGGCGGTGCCTGCTTCCCGCGGACGGCTTCTACGAGTGGACCGCGGAGCCCGCGACCGCCGAGCGCAAGGCCTACAAGCAGCCCTGGTACATCGCCCCTGAGGACGGGACGCCGATGGCGATGGCGGGCCTGTACGAGTGGTGGCGCGACCGGAGTCGCGAGGAGGACGACCCGCTGGCCTGGCTCGCGACCTGCACGATCATCACCACGGAGGCCACCGACGCGGCGGGCCGGGTCCACCCGCGCATGCCGCTGGCCATCGCCCCTGAGGACTTCGAGGCCTGGCTCGACCCCGCCCACCAGGACCCGGGCGAGCTCCGCGCCCTGCTCCACGAGCCCGCCGCCGGCCGGCTGCGGGTCCGGGAGGTGTCGCTTGCGGTGAACAGCGTGCGCAACAACGGGCCGCAGCTGCTCGACCCGCCGGAGCAGCCGACCGCCCGCGACTGA
- a CDS encoding MFS transporter, which produces MSTNGAGSGRKGLVLAAMIFAVAMTFIDQTIVSIAAPTIQTKLGLSGTGMQWAINAYLLAMAALFAFGGRLSDTLGHRRTVIAGVIIFAGASALCGATPTGALAQSWIITFRALQGLGGAVMYPAALAIVVNTYELRERGKALALFFGIAGGLTAVGPILGGYLTQWTWRGIFWVNIPVALVALVLIWMSKPETRFRPAPIDYRGLVLIASGVALSVFGFQQSHVWGWSNPAIGLSIAAGALLLVLFFRYERGRTSPLMDVRIFSNRAFAVQCLVLGLCMAVFLPMFFFASEYASISLGQNAQQAGLTLLYFFGGFVVTAQIGGRMLDRVGAKRPVVAGAVIAAAGFYLWASRMTDLDLSKLTWFIVLAGAGMGLMISPSNTDAVNRASSLSYGEATGITMTVRNYASSLSLAVLGTVLISVFQSRLADTFAQEPHTTRAQADAMAAAATHGSSSGGSGSGGTVPRPIALDFAHAAQVVFYIMAGLMAVAAVVALVGLRGGVQAPEAESESAAEGVQTA; this is translated from the coding sequence ATGAGCACGAACGGGGCCGGATCCGGGCGCAAGGGCCTGGTACTGGCAGCAATGATCTTCGCGGTGGCGATGACATTCATCGACCAGACGATCGTGTCGATCGCCGCGCCCACCATCCAGACCAAGCTCGGCCTCTCCGGCACCGGCATGCAGTGGGCGATCAACGCCTACCTGCTGGCCATGGCCGCCCTGTTCGCCTTCGGCGGCCGGCTCTCCGACACCCTCGGCCACCGCCGTACGGTCATCGCGGGCGTGATCATCTTCGCCGGCGCCTCCGCTCTCTGCGGCGCCACGCCGACCGGCGCGCTCGCCCAGAGCTGGATCATCACCTTCCGCGCGCTGCAGGGTCTCGGCGGAGCCGTGATGTACCCGGCGGCGCTGGCCATCGTCGTCAACACCTACGAACTGCGCGAGCGCGGCAAGGCGCTGGCCCTCTTCTTCGGCATCGCGGGCGGGCTCACCGCCGTCGGCCCGATCCTCGGCGGTTATCTGACGCAGTGGACCTGGCGCGGCATCTTCTGGGTGAACATCCCGGTCGCCCTGGTCGCGCTGGTGCTGATCTGGATGTCGAAGCCGGAGACCCGGTTCCGTCCCGCGCCGATCGACTACCGAGGCCTGGTCCTGATCGCCTCCGGCGTGGCGCTGAGCGTCTTCGGCTTCCAGCAGTCCCACGTCTGGGGCTGGAGCAACCCGGCCATCGGCCTGTCGATCGCGGCCGGCGCGCTGCTGCTCGTCCTCTTCTTCCGTTACGAGCGCGGCCGGACCTCGCCGCTGATGGACGTGCGGATCTTCAGCAACCGCGCGTTCGCGGTGCAGTGCCTGGTGCTGGGTCTGTGCATGGCCGTCTTCCTGCCGATGTTCTTCTTCGCCAGCGAGTACGCGTCCATCTCCCTGGGCCAGAACGCCCAGCAGGCCGGTCTCACGCTGCTCTACTTCTTCGGCGGCTTCGTGGTCACCGCGCAGATCGGCGGCCGGATGCTGGACCGCGTCGGCGCCAAGCGGCCGGTCGTGGCCGGGGCCGTGATCGCCGCGGCGGGCTTCTACCTCTGGGCGAGCAGGATGACCGACCTGGACCTGTCCAAGCTGACCTGGTTCATCGTCCTCGCCGGCGCGGGCATGGGTCTGATGATCAGCCCGTCCAACACCGACGCGGTCAACCGCGCCTCCAGCCTCTCCTACGGCGAGGCGACCGGCATCACCATGACCGTCCGCAACTACGCCTCCAGCCTCAGCCTGGCCGTGCTGGGCACGGTCCTGATCTCGGTGTTCCAGTCCCGGCTCGCGGACACCTTCGCCCAGGAACCGCACACCACGCGGGCGCAGGCGGACGCGATGGCGGCCGCCGCGACGCACGGCTCCAGCTCGGGCGGCAGCGGTTCCGGCGGTACGGTCCCCCGGCCGATCGCCCTCGACTTCGCCCACGCCGCCCAGGTGGTCTTCTACATCATGGCCGGCCTGATGGCCGTGGCCGCGGTGGTCGCGCTCGTCGGTCTGCGCGGCGGCGTGCAGGCTCCCGAAGCCGAGTCCGAGTCGGCCGCCGAGGGCGTCCAGACCGCCTGA